In the Frankiaceae bacterium genome, CCGCGAAGAGCGTGGCCGGCCAGCCGCGCGACTTCAGCTCGGGCCAGGCCAGCTCGGCCACGCCGGCGTAGCCGTCGTCGAACGTCAGCACCACCGCGCGCGGCGGCAGCGAGCCGTCGCGTAGCCCCGAAATCCCTTGGTCCAGACGGACGACCGTGCCCCAGTCACCGATCGCGTCGAGGTGCCGGCGGAGCTCGTCGAACGTCGTCACGAGCCCGCTACCGGTCTTGTCCACGGCGTGCCAGCCGAGGAGCAGCAGCCCGCCGCGGGGACCGGCGACGCGGTCGCGCGCGGCGAGCACGGCGGACGTGGCACGGCCGGCGGCGACCACGGCGGGGTTCACGGAAAGCATTCTGCTACCAGCGAGGGGTTCAAGCACGCTCCGTGTTCGCCGATAACTCTCCGTGACAGCCACTGAGAGTAACGAGGACTGAGCCGAATGACGCGCTGGACCCCCCGCCTGACCCTGGGAGCCGTAGCAGCCTCCGTGCTCGTCGCGCTCGCTCCCGGCGCCCAGGCGCAGGCCGCGACCGGCACCGTCAACCCCCCGGCGCTCTGGTACAAGATCGCCGGCGAGATCACCGACGCCGAGGCCACCGTCGCCGCGAGCCGCTACCGCGTCGTCATCCTCCAGTCGTGGCAGACCCGCGCCGCCTCGATCATCAAGTCGCTCAACCCCGCCGTCACCGTGCTGGCGTACAAGGACCTCTCCTCCGCCTCCTACGCCGAGGCGGCGCTCGACAACGAGCGCAACGGCCGCCCGATGGCGACCGGCGTCGGCTACATCGACGCGACCGCGAACGGCTGGCTGGCCAAGGACACCCTCGGCAACGACGTCGGCTGGAAGGGCTACCCCAACCTCTGGCAGACCGAGGTGTGGAACCCCGCGTACCAGCAGCGCTGGGTCGACAACGTGACCAAGGAGATCAACGGCAGCGTCTGGGACGGCGTGTTCGGCGACGACGCGCTGACGACGCTGAAGTACTACTCCACCGCGACGCTCGCCGAGGCGCCCACCGACGCCGACCTGCAGGCCGGCGAGGAAGCGCTCATCAAGAAGGCGTCCGACGCGCTGCACGCCCTCGGCAAGAAGCTCGTCGTCAACATCTCCGGCGCCACCGACAACCTCGCCGTCTGGACCCGCTGGTCGCAGATGACCGACGGCGCGATGCTCGAGCACTACGCGCACTGGGGCACCGACCCGAACTCGCCCAGCAACTACCTCTGGGACTGGGGCTCGCGGGGCTGGACCGCCGGCGTGCAGGCCCTGGCCACCTCGCCCGGCAACGTCGCCGTCACGACCTCCGCCGACACCGACGACCGTTCGTACCGGTACGGCCTCGCGTCGTTCCTCATCGCGAACGCCGGGCACGGCGCGTTCACGGCCGTCGACTCGTACAAGAAGGCCCCGTGGCGCCCCGAGCAGGCCTGGAACCTCGGCTACGCCACCGCCCCCATGGTCAAGGTCGGCGCGGCGTACACCAGGGTCTTCCCCGCCGGCTTCGCCGCGGTGAACCCCTTGAAGGACCAGACCGTCACCGTGCCGCTGCCCGCGCCGCTGCAGGACGTGACCGGCGCGACCGTCTCCTCCGTGACGCTGCCGCCGCTGACCGGCGCGGTGTTCAAGGGCACCGTCGACGCGCCCGTCGTCCCGCCGGTGACGGACACCACGACGACCACGCCGACCAAGAACAAGGGCAAGTGGCGCCACTACGCGCCGACGCCCGTCGCCGCCCCGACCGCGGGCACGACGACCGAGCCCGCGCCGGCCACTGCCCCGGTGACCCCGGCGACCCCGGTCCGTACGGCGCCCGGTGCCGCCACGGCCGCCACCCACGTGCCGACCGCGGCCCGCCAGGGCACCCGCGCCGCCGCCACGACGGCTCGGACGGCTCCGGTCACCCGCTCCGCCGCCCAGGCCGCCACCGTGGCGACAGCCCCGGCCGCCACCACGACCCGCCGCGCCACTACGACGACGACGGGCACCGCGCTCCGTACGGCCGCCGGTCCGCTCGCCGCCATG is a window encoding:
- a CDS encoding putative glycoside hydrolase, with translation MTRWTPRLTLGAVAASVLVALAPGAQAQAATGTVNPPALWYKIAGEITDAEATVAASRYRVVILQSWQTRAASIIKSLNPAVTVLAYKDLSSASYAEAALDNERNGRPMATGVGYIDATANGWLAKDTLGNDVGWKGYPNLWQTEVWNPAYQQRWVDNVTKEINGSVWDGVFGDDALTTLKYYSTATLAEAPTDADLQAGEEALIKKASDALHALGKKLVVNISGATDNLAVWTRWSQMTDGAMLEHYAHWGTDPNSPSNYLWDWGSRGWTAGVQALATSPGNVAVTTSADTDDRSYRYGLASFLIANAGHGAFTAVDSYKKAPWRPEQAWNLGYATAPMVKVGAAYTRVFPAGFAAVNPLKDQTVTVPLPAPLQDVTGATVSSVTLPPLTGAVFKGTVDAPVVPPVTDTTTTTPTKNKGKWRHYAPTPVAAPTAGTTTEPAPATAPVTPATPVRTAPGAATAATHVPTAARQGTRAAATTARTAPVTRSAAQAATVATAPAATTTRRATTTTTGTALRTAAGPLAAMTTAATSAPTSTDAPLAAVALLLVAGTAAVRRRVA